In Actinomycetota bacterium, the sequence CTGGGGATGGGATCGCCCCACAGCCCGGCGAACATCAGCCCGATCCGCAGGATGTCGTAGACGCCGGTGGCGATCATGCCGGCCACCAGGCCGATCAGGGCCCGCTTGCCCCAGGCCGGGTAGCGCAGGCCGAGCAGGGTCATCACCGCGTAGGCCGGGATCACGGCGTAGTGGAACCCGTAGGGCAGCGGCACCGCCCCGGTGAGCGCCACCCCCAGCGAGGTGATGGCCGCAAACCCGAAGGCCAGGTAGAAGACCCGCGGGAACAGCGACGGGTTGGAGAGCAGCACCCGGATGGCGGCCAGCAGCTTGGCGTCCTCGGCCGCGGCCCGCCGCGCCGTCCGGCTCAGCGGCCTGGCCGGGGCCACCGGCGCCTCCTCGCGGGGACCTGGCGGCCGCTGAGGCCGCCCTGGCGGTGGGCCGGACGGCCGGCGCTGCGCGTCCAAGCTGGTGACGGTCACGTTCGCTCCGCTCCTTCGCCGAGGCTGATCGTTCGCCTCACCGACGGAGAATCCACCAGGGCCGTCCCCGATTCCCACCGGCTGGCCGTTCCCATCGGGTCCGGATCGTCGTATGGTCGCGAGCGATGAACTTTGCCTCGAACACCGCACTCTACGCGAACCCCGACCTCGTGGAGGGGGTGGACTGGGCGCGGCGGTTCCGCCGCCACGAGCTGTTCGACGACAGCCTGGCCCGCACCGGCGAGGTTGCCCACACCGCGATCATCGCCCCGCACGGGGGCGGGATCGAGCCGGGCACGTCCGAGCTCTGCCTGGCCGTCGCCGGCTACCACCCGGCGACCCTTCCCCAGACGCCGCCCGCCGGGGTCACCTACGACTACTGGATGTTCGAGGGGCTGCGGGCGAGGGACAACGACAAGCTCCACGTCACCTCCACCGGGTGCGACGACGAGATCGCCCTCTCGCTGTGCGGGGGGGCGCTGCACGCGGTGGCCCTGCACGGCTTCCTCCCCGACCCCGGGGACGACACGGACGTGCTCGTCGGGGGCGCCACGGAGGGCGTCGACGAGTCTCTGCGGCAGTCCATGCTGGACGCGCTGAACGAGGCCGGGTTCAAGGCGGTCGACGCCAACGGGGACGGGGAGCTCGACGGCGACAGCGAGTGCAACATCGTCAACCGCACCCTGCTCAAGCGGGGCGTTCAGCTGGAGCTCAGCAAACCCCTGCGGGAGTCGATGTTCGG encodes:
- a CDS encoding poly-gamma-glutamate hydrolase family protein; this encodes MNFASNTALYANPDLVEGVDWARRFRRHELFDDSLARTGEVAHTAIIAPHGGGIEPGTSELCLAVAGYHPATLPQTPPAGVTYDYWMFEGLRARDNDKLHVTSTGCDDEIALSLCGGALHAVALHGFLPDPGDDTDVLVGGATEGVDESLRQSMLDALNEAGFKAVDANGDGELDGDSECNIVNRTLLKRGVQLELSKPLRESMFGEFSRSRRKHTTNQVFWTFVAVCRDVLDRVEADRLVPPLCQPEPQPTLTMS